One region of Panulirus ornatus isolate Po-2019 chromosome 42, ASM3632096v1, whole genome shotgun sequence genomic DNA includes:
- the LOC139762037 gene encoding enhancer of split mbeta protein-like — protein sequence MASTYEVNVEDVEPLSRTYQYRKVMKPMLERKRRARINKCLDELKDLMVGALQSEGETITKLEKADVLELTVRHLRKLKQHHALALPSHNHAHDKFRAGFTHCANEVSRFVTSVPGVDIHVSTRLLSHLGNCISQLDKISVPQPAAPITPAVTPTSTPTTMAPITVTVPRVYTPPASPETKPSPTSLPVVLSPQPTAVSVKPSSPPKQVATAPERVGVPSGSPMWRPW from the coding sequence ATGGCGTCAACATACGAAGTGAACGTTGAGGATGTGGAGCCGCTGTCCCGTACCTACCAATACCGGAAGGTGATGAAGCCCATGTTAGAGCGTAAGCGGAGGGCTCGCATCAACAAGTGCCTCGACGAACTCAAGGATCTGATGGTTGGAGCCCTTCAGTCTGAGGGCGAGACCATCACTAAACTGGAGAAGGCCGATGTGTTGGAGCTGACGGTCCGTCACCTGCGGAAACTGAAGCAGCACCACGCCCTTGCCCTGCCTTCCCACAACCACGCCCACGACAAGTTCCGAGCGGGATTTACACATTGTGCCAACGAAGTGTCCCGATTCGTGACCTCTGTGCCAGGTGTTGATATCCACGTCTCGACCCGTCTGTTGTCCCATCTTGGCaactgcatcagccagctggacAAGATCTCTGTGCCACAACCTGCCGCCCCAATTACTCCAGCGGTGACTCCCACGTCCACGCCCACGACCATGGCCCCCATCACTGTGACAGTGCCCAGAGTGTACACCCCGCCAGCCAGCCCGGAGACAAAACCCAGCCCGACCAGCCTACCCGTCGTGTTGTCTCCGCAGCCCACCGCCGTCAGCGTGAAGCCCAGCAGCCCGCCCAAGCAGGTTGCCACTGCCCCTGAACGCGTAGGCGTCCCGTCAGGCAGCCCTATGTGGCGGccctggtag